A region of Arabidopsis thaliana chromosome 5, partial sequence DNA encodes the following proteins:
- the RPS1 gene encoding ribosomal protein S1 (ribosomal protein S1 (RPS1); FUNCTIONS IN: RNA binding; LOCATED IN: thylakoid, chloroplast stroma, chloroplast, membrane; EXPRESSED IN: 24 plant structures; EXPRESSED DURING: 14 growth stages; CONTAINS InterPro DOMAIN/s: Nucleic acid-binding, OB-fold-like (InterPro:IPR016027), Nucleic acid-binding, OB-fold (InterPro:IPR012340), Ribosomal protein S1, RNA-binding domain (InterPro:IPR003029); BEST Arabidopsis thaliana protein match is: Nucleic acid-binding proteins superfamily (TAIR:AT1G71720.1); Has 27453 Blast hits to 18967 proteins in 2720 species: Archae - 77; Bacteria - 20681; Metazoa - 178; Fungi - 177; Plants - 343; Viruses - 0; Other Eukaryotes - 5997 (source: NCBI BLink).): MASLAQQFSGLRCSPLSSSSRLSRRASKNFPQNKSASVSPTIVAAVAMSSGQTKERLELKKMFEDAYERCRTSPMEGVAFTVDDFAAAIEQYDFNSEIGTRVKGTVFKTDANGALVDISAKSSAYLSVEQACIHRIKHVEEAGIVPGMVEEFVIIGENESDDSLLLSLRNIQYELAWERCRQLQAEDVIVKAKVIGANKGGLVALVEGLRGFVPFSQISSKAAAEELLEKEIPLKFVEVDEEQTKLVLSNRKAVADSQAQLGIGSVVLGVVQSLKPYGAFIDIGGINGLLHVSQISHDRVSDIATVLQPGDTLKVMILSHDRDRGRVSLSTKKLEPTPGDMIRNPKLVFEKAEEMAQTFRQRIAQAEAMARADMLRFQPESGLTLSSDGILGPLGSELPDDGVDLTVDDIPSAVDI, translated from the exons ATGGCGTCTTTGGCTCAGCAATTCTCGGGATTGAGATGTTCcccactctcttcttcttctaggtTATCGAGGAGAGCTTCGAAGAACTTTCCCCAGAACAAATCTGCCTCTGTTTCTCCGACTATTGTCGCCGCGGTTGCAATGTCTAGCGGTCAAACAAAGGAGCGTCttgagctgaagaagatgttcGAAGATGCTTATGAACGATGTAGAACTTCTCCTATGGAAGGTGTTGCTTTCACCGTCGACGATTTCGCTGCTGCTATTGAACAATACGACTTCAATTCCGAAATCGGCACTAGG GTAAAAGGAACAGTGTTCAAGACTGATGCAAATGGTGCATTAGTTGACATTTCTGCAAAGTCATCGGCTTACTTGTCGGTAGAACAAGCGTGTATTCATAGAATTAAGCATGTGGAAGAAGCTGGTATTGTACCTGGTATGGTGGAAGAGTTTGTCATCATTGGTGAAAATGAAAGTGATGACAGTTTGCTATTGAGCTTAAGGAATATTCAATACGAACTTGCTTGGGAACGTTGCAGGCAGCTTCAGGCTGAGGATGTTATTGTCAAGGCTAAG GTTATTGGTGCTAACAAAGGTGGATTGGTTGCTCTTGTGGAAGGTCTTCGTGGATTTGTGCCCTTTTCGCAGATATCATCG AAAGCAGCAGCTGAAGAGCttcttgaaaaagaaatacCTCTTAAGTTTGTGGAGGTTGATGAGGAACAAACAAAGCTTGTCCTCAGCAACCGTAAAGCTGTAGCAGATAGCCAAGCTCAGCTTGGAATTGGATCTGTGGTCCTCGGAGTTGTTCAGAGCTTGAAACCTTATGGTGCCTTCATTGACATTGGTGGAATCAATGGGCTTCTTCATGTCAGTCAGATAAGTCATGACCGTGTCTCAGATATCGCAACTGTTCTTCAGCCTGGTGACACTTTGAAG GTTATGATATTGAGTCACGACCGTGACAGAGGAAGAGTAAGTCTCTCCACAAAGAAGCTGGAGCCAACACCTGGTGATATGATTCGTAACCCAAAACTTGTGTTCGAGAAG GCTGAGGAGATGGCTCAGACATTCAGACAGAGAATTGCGCAAGCAGAAGCCATGGCTCGTGCAGACATGCTTCGCTTCCAACCTGAG